From Ammoniphilus oxalaticus:
TTTAATATTAATGACATAGAGGACGTTTTCGCTAAAGATGAGGTGTCCAGAATTTATCTGAACTTTAGTGATCCGTGGCCAAAAAATCGCCATGCAAAGCGAAGGTTAACGCATCGCGGTTTCTTGGAGAAATATAAAAAGATCCTAAATAAAGGCGGCCAAATTCATCTTAAAACAGACAATGAGCCGTTATTTGAGTTCTCGCTTAATGAATTTAGCGAGCAAGGATTTCAATTGCGTAACATTACCTTTGATCTCCACAACAGTCGTTTTGAAGAAGCAAAGAAGGTTATGACTGAATATGAACAGAGGTTTGTTAAGCAAGGATTGAAAATTTATCGATTTGAGGCGGTTGTTTAATTAAAAAAAACGAAAAGGTATCTTTCATAGCTTGCCTTCATATATCTCTATAGCATGGCTAAAATTGATGAAAGGCGGAAAAAGGATGAAAAAAGTTCGGGCGCTAAGTTGCTTCATTCTTGCCCTCGGTCTGTTATTTTATGCGGCGCCTCGATTGCCGATCGAAGGGTTCTCTGAAATGGCGACAGGGTTTAGCTTAATTTGGACATCCTTTGCGTTGCTTGTAATTGGAGGCAATTTACAATATGTCCTTAGGGATGGGCGAAGGACGCGAAGAAGATCTAAATCCGTTTCCTTTAAACAGGAACAGCCAAACGCTCGTGTTGCTTCAAAAAAAAGAAGAGTGTCGATTGATTTGTAAACAAGGGGGTTCAGTGAACTCTCTTGTTTTTTTAATTGTTGCTTAATAAGATCAGTTGTGACTATAATCTAATGTAACAGACTGGTACAGATGGGGAGAAATTTAATAGAACAACAAATAAAAAGTATAGGTGATACACGTGGCTACGAAGCATGAACAAATCATTCGGCATATCGAAACGTTGGAGGTAGGGTCCAAGATTTCCGTAAGACAAGTGGCTAAAGATTTAGAAGTGAGCGAAGGGACAGCCTATCGAGCGATTAAAGAAGCGGAAACGCAAGGGATGGTTAGCACCATTGAGCGGGTCGGAACTGTCCGTATCGAAAAGAAGCAAAAAAAGAATATTGAGCGGCTTACTTTTGCTGAAGTGGTTAACATTGTTGATGGCCATGTAATCGGGGGAAGAGAAGGACTTCATAAAACGCTAAACAAATTTGTCATCGGCGCGATGAAGCTGGAAGCGATGATGAGATATGTGGAGCCGGGCAGTCTATTAATTATCGGAAACCGGTACCAGGCTCACAAATTGTCTTTACAAAATGGGGCGGCCGTGCTGATTACAGGCGGGTTCGATACGAGCGAAGATGTGAAGAAATTATCCGATGAGTTGCAACTTCCGATTATTTCCACAAGTTATGATTCATTTACCGTAGCCTCTTTAATCAATCGGGCGATCTATGATCGATTGATTAAAAAGGAGATCGTAATGGTCGAGGATATTCTAACTCCCGCGAATGCAACATTCTATTTGAATATGAGTCATAAGGTGAAGGATTGGCATGAACTCGTCAAAGACGTTGGTCATGGTCGGTTTCCTGTCGTTGATGATCAGTTGCGCATTCATGGGGTTGTAACGCCTAAAGATGTAATGGGCATAGACGAAGCTGTCATGATTGAAAAGGTCATGACAAAACATCCGATTACGACGATGCCGCGCGTGTCGGTTGCTTCTGCGGCTCACATGATGGTCTGGGAAGGGATTGAATTATTGCCAGTCGTTGATAACCATAAAAAGCTGCTCGGGATCATCAGTAGACAAGATGTGTTAAAAGCGATGCAGTATATTCAGAAGCAACCGCAAAATGGCGATACGTTTGCCGATCAAATTATATCGCGATTTGGGGAGGAAAAACTAGACGGGGGACAGATTCTGTTTCGAGGGGAAGTGACTCCGCAAATGACCAATCACTTAGGAACGATTTCAAGTGGCGTGTTGACGACGATCATTTGTGAAGCGGGCAGTCGGGCTTTAAAGCAGCAGCGCAGAGGGGATATGGTTCCTGAAAATATAACTGTTTATTTTTTAAAGCCACTCCAAATCGAGAGCGAAATTGAAGTGAGACCGAAAGTGATGGAGATTAGTCGTAAATTTGGTAAAGTAGAGGTGGAGATTTTCCACCAAGGCATTCTTGTCTCAAAGGCGATGATGACGACCCAGGTCGTGGAAAGATAGACAGGCTACAGGCAGACCATCTCGCGTTGCGATTTGGTCTGTTTGTTATGGTTTTTCCTGTTTGTAAAAACGTTCTCCCGTTTTGGGGTTGTAGTAAACGGTTGTTTTGATGCCTGTTACGGGATCGATATTCACTTCTTGTGTGGCTATAAAACCATTTGGAACTTCATTGCCGTGGTTCCTATTAAATCGTTTGTCATATATGAAATAGCCAAGTAAAATACAGGCGACAGCAAATAAAATTTGTAAGACGGAGAAACCGAGAACGAAGTCAATCATTCCGTTCTCTCCGTGATGACGGCTGTCCCGTAGGCGACGATCTCGCTCATGTTGTTGCCAATAGAGCCAGAATCGTAACGCATCATAACAACTGCATTTGCGCCCATCTGATGGGCGTTTTTAATCATGCGATCTAGAGCGGCTTTTCTTGAATCTTCTAACATAGCCGTGTATTGCTTAATTTCACCTCCAACCAATCCTTTTAAACCCGCCATAATATCTCCGCCTAAACCTCTGCTTCGGACAATAATGCCATATACAGAACCTTTTACTTCTGTAATTTGATGGCCAGGAATGTTTTCCGTTGTCACAACCAACACATCAATAACCTCCATTATTTGTTATTTGAGTAGTTTTTAAAATACCGATAGTTTTTAATGCCCATTACGAGATTAACGAAACCAAGGGCAAGCAAGATGATGGCCATGATCATTCTGATCGTTGTCAGTTCAAGCATAAACCGATCAAAGGCAAACAAGATTAAGGTTACGCCCATAAATATATTCATAATCGCTTGCCCGATCTTCCTTGCTAACGGTTGTTTTACCATCCGATATTGGATGCCAAAGAAAACGGTTAAAAATAATGACGTAAGAGTGAGTCCGGTTAGAATCATTGTCTACAAACCTACCTTATATTATCAATTATCCTTAAAGTAGTTCAATTATACAGTTTTGCGCGCATAAAAAAAACCCCGCGACCTAAATCATGGCAGCTACGGAGTTTGTGGCAAAGGCTTGGCGTAGATGTGTAAATGGACGGTTGTGTATATTGTCATCGCTCGTAATTCTGTTTGGACAAGAGCATCCTTTACCTCATAAGTTCTTCCTTTAAACTGCTGACGCACGGAAAGGTGCAAATCGTTGATCGTTTCTAGCTTCTTTCCTATTAAGTATTTGGTGTCTTCTTTAACTAAGCGAATCAACTCTGTCTCTGTAAATTGATCGGGTTTTGGATCCATAATGTGGACTTCGAGATGCTCAACGACTAAGTTTTGTGATTTGCGCGCTTTAGCTCTTTCTTCTTCAAATCTTTTGACATCATCAAGAAGCGATATATTCTCATTTTTTAAACTGTCTATTTGTAAATGAAGTCTGTCCAACTCTTTCCCAACGAAAAGAAGTTGAATCAACACTCCTAAGACAACACCTAGAAAAAACACCATTAAGTATCGAAACCAGCGTCGGTAAGTGTTCGGGTTGGGAATCCTCATCTTTCCATCATACCGATTATGAACATCAATTTGAAACCGGTGTGAGCGCCGGCAAAAGCGCTGACGATTAAAATGATTTGACGCAAGATTGTGTGGAGTTGCCCGTCGTTAAATACGCGATCAATTTGCATAAAGGAATCAAAAGTGCCTCCCAACGCTCCGACTAGTCCCCATATTTTTAGTTGTTCGGCATAGTCTGTCATCGTAACCATTGGGGGCTTTCTAACGAGAAACGATCCTAAAGCGGCAAGTAAAGAACCGCCAATGACAATTCCAAAGGCTACGAAAAAATTTAGAATAATTCTCTCTAATAAATGCATGGTTAGACCACATCCCCGTTTAATATCCGTCACAACATTATATGGGCTTGTTCAGCTGATTATGATGTCGGTAGGTGAATGATCGAGAAACGAGGTGTATAATATTTTTAGAGGAGAGAAAGGAAGAGGGATCACACATGGAGCAGTTTGTTCATTTACAAATGCACAGTGAATATAGCTTATTGGAAGGAGCCTGCAGAATTCATGAAGTTGTTTCGCAGGCAAGCCAATTTGGAATGGAAGCCTTAGCCATTACGGATCATGCTACCATGTACGGGGTTATTCCTTTTTATAAAACGTGTAAAAAGGCGGGGATCAAGCCAATCCTTGGCGTTACCGTGGATGTTGTTGACGGAGATCTCGCCGATCGAATTAAAGGAAACGAACAAGCGCGTTTTCCGCTCGTGTTACTCGCTGAAACGAAAGAGGGTTATCGTAATTTGATGGCCCTTGTGAGTGATTCTCAGCAACAAACGGTTTGGGGAAAGCCGAAAGTGAATATAGGATTATTAAAGAGGTATGCAACAGGCGTAATTGTGATCAGCGCAGGGCAGGAAGCAGAAGTTCAGCAGCATGTCATGCAACGGAACTTTGTTCAGGCAGGACAGCTTGTCGCGCAATATCAACAAATTTTCGGAAAAGACAATTACTACCTCGGGTTACAAGATCAAGGTTTAGAAGAGCAGCGCATTTTGAATCAAAGGTTGCTTCCGTTTTCTGAAGAATATGCTGTCCCCTTAATTGTTACCAATAATGTGCGCTATGTGTCGAAACAAGATGCGTCCATTCACGATGTGTTGCTTTGTATTGAATCAGGGAAGGCGGTTACGGACCAAGATCGAAGTCGGTTTCCTAACGATCAATTTTACTTAAAAAGCGGCGAAGAAATGGCGCGGTTATTTCCCTATGCTGTTAAAGCGATGCAAAATACGATGCGGATTGCTGAACGCTGTCAAGTCGAGTTAACGTTCGGTAACTATATTTTACCCGAGTTTCCTTTGCCGTCTCACGAACAATCGGCGTCTGCTTATTTACGGAACTTGGCGATAAGCGGTTTAAATGAAAGATATGAAGCGCCATCTGATGAAGCAAAACAGCGGCTAGAGTATGAGCTAACAGTCATCGAGCAGATGGGTTTTTGTGATTATTTCTTAATTGTTTGGGATTTTATGCGATTTGCGCATCAACAAAAAATTGTAACGGGTCCTGGGCGCGGTTCCGCGGCGGGAAGCTTGGTTGCTTATGTGTTATTTATTACGGATATTGATCCGTTAAAATATAAATTGTTGTTTGAGAGGTTCTTAAATCCAGAGCGAATTAGCATGCCAGATATTGATATCGACTTTGAGGTTGAAAGACGTTCGGAAGTGATCCAATATGTCACGGACAAGTATGGTAAGGAGCGAGTCGCTCAAATTATTACATTCGGGACGATGGCCGCGAGGGCTGCGATTCGAGATGTTGGCAGGGCGTTAAACTATCCGGGTCATTTGATCGATCAAATTGCGAAAAGGATTCCAAATAGAGCAAGCCTACAGGAGGCGATTCGTTCCATTACAGAACTAAAACAACTGTACGAACAAGATGAACAAGCTCAATATTTGATCGACACGGCTCGGAGAGTGGAGGGGTTGCCGCGTCACGCAAGCACTCATGCGGCAGGCATTGTCATCTCAAAGGAACCGTTAACACATTATGTTCCGCTGCAAAAAGGAAATGAAGGGGTTTCATTAACCCAATTTTCGATGGAGCACCTGGAGGAAATCGGTTTGTTAAAAATGGATTTCCTAGGGCTAAGAAATCTGACGATCCTGGACCAAACGTTGCGTTTTATCCATGAACATCAACAGCTAGAGATTGATTTGAAGCGGATTCCTGATGATGACCGCAACACGTTTGAGATGCTATCCAAAGGGGATACGACAGGGGTTTTTCAACTTGAATCTGCTGGGATGCGAAACGCGTTGAAAGAAGTAAAGCCAACTTCGATGGAAGATATCATCGCGATCTTAGCTCTTTATCGTCCAGGTCCGATGGAAATCATTCCTGACTATGCCGCGGCGAAAAATGGAAAGAAACGCGTTGCTTACTTACATCCAGATCTTGAACCGATTTTAGCTGACACGTATGGCTTTATTATTTACCAAGAACAGATTATGCAAATCGCTTCGAAAATGGCTGGATATACGCTTGGAGAGGCGGATATTTTGCGTAGAGCGATTTCGAAGAAAAAAAGAGAAACGCTAGAAGAACAGCGACAAGCTTTCGTTAACGGATGTGTGGTTCAAGGGTATGATCATCGTTTGGCTGACGAACTTTATAATTTAATCGTTCGCTTTGCGGATTATGGTTTTAACCGCAGTCATAGCGCCGCATACAGTCAAATTGCCTATCAAATGGCTTATTTAAAGGCGAACTATCCCGGAGAGTTTATGACGGCGCTCCTTTCGATGTCGATTGGTAACGCGCCAAAAATTGCGGAATACATTGAGGAAGCGAGAAAGATGGGGATCGAGACACAGCCCCCTGCGCTGAATCAAAGTGAAGTAGTCTTCGCGATTAAGCAGAACGCAATTTTGTTTGCTCTTTCAGCGATCAAAAATGTAGGGTTTCAGGCGATTCGAATGATCGTTGAAGAACGACATGAAGGCGGCCCCTTCAAAGATTTAATCGATTTTTGCAGTCGGGTTGATTTGCGGATGTGTAATCGAAGAGTGATCGAGGCCTTGATTCAAAGCGGAGCGATGGATGAACTGCCGGGACATCGAGCGGAAAAGTTGTCTGTCTTAGATGAAGCGATTGAGAAGGGCGCGGCGATGAAAGAAGATTTAACGGCGGGACAAACGAGTTTGTTTGATGGAGAGAACAAAGGGGCAGATTCGGGGCAAACATTAAAGTTTCCACAAGTTCCGCCCTTTACGCCGAAAGAATGTTTGAATATGGAGCGGGAACTGTTAGGTGTTTATGTCACGGGGCATCCATTAGATGAATTCTCCTCTCTATTACAGCGAAAAGAATTTTTGTCTGAGGCTGAATTAGCAAATTGCCAAGATCAATCACCCGTGATGATGGCGGGGATGGTCGATGAAGTGAAGGTGATTACAACACGCAAAGGGGAAACGATGGCTTTTGTTTCATTGGAAGGTAGGTTTGCCCAGATCGAGTTAGTCGTGTTTCCATCCGTCTATGCGCGCTTTTCCTCTTTTCTAAAGCGGGAGAATTTAGTGATTGCGCAAGGGAGAGTCGATAAGAAGGAAGAAAAGGCAAAGGTCATTGCAGCCAAGATATGGGATCTCGTTTCGGTTTCCAAAGAAAGGCGGAAAAAATCAACGAATGGTTTATTTATTAAAGTAACCGAAACAATCGAACATTCTGGAAAGCTCGTAGGTCTGCAACAACAGTTGTTGAAACACCAAGGTACAACCCCTGTTTACCTTTACTATGAAACGAAGAAGGTCACAAGAAAGCTACAAGATCGTTACCATGTTCAATTAAACGGCAAATTGCTAGTCGAACTTGAAACGATTGTCGGAAAAGGGTCAATAATTGTCAGAGAGTAAATAGAATAATGACGAGAATGCTCATAAAATAACGACTAATTTTGGGTTTACTTGGATATAACATCTGTTATAATGATCTAAAGATAATAGTGGTCTGACCACTCTGCTGAAGGAGATGGATTTACTTGTCCACATTACGCGATGCGGCATTGAGATTGCATAAGAAGAACCAAGGAAAGCTTGCGGTTCAGGCAAAGATCGAAGTCCGAAATGCGCAAGATTTAAGTCTCGCTTATTCACCAGGTGTTGCGGAACCTTGCAAAGAAATCGTAGCCAATGAGAGCAGTGTGTACGATTACACGATGAAAGGAAATTTGGTGGCGGTTGTAACGAATGGAACAGCTGTGCTTGGACTCGGCAATATTGGTCCGCAAGCAGCATTGCCGGTCATGGAGGGTAAAGCGGTCCTGTTCAAAAAGTTTGCGGGAATCGATGCTTTTCCAATCTGTTTGGATTGTACTGATACGGAAGAGTTGGCGCGAACGATTAAAGCGCTCGTTCCTACGTTTGGCGGGATTAATCTAGAGGATATAGCGGCCCCAGCTTGCTTTGAAATTGAGGAACGGTTGAAGCGGGAATGTGATATTCCCATTTTTCATGACGATCAGCATGGAACAGCCATTGTAACTGCGGCTGGCCTCATCAACGCGCTTAGAATTGTGGACAAGAAGTTGGAAGACATAAAGGTGGTTGTGAACGGCGCTGGAGCAGCGGGTATTGCAATCATTAAACTATTATTGAGTCTTGGGATTAAAGATATCATTTTGTGTGATACGAGAGGGATGATTTATTCCGATCGTCCCGATGGGATGAATAAGATGAAGGAAAAGATTGCCGCAATCACGAATCTGAAACGCGAGCAAGGGACAATCAGGGACGCGCTCGTTGGGGCGGATGTGTTTATTGGCGTGTCTGCGCCGGGAGTCATTGATGCTCCGATGATTCAATCTATGAAACGCGATCCGATTATCTTTGCGATGGCTAATCCAGATCCTGAAATGTTGCCAGAGGAAGCTAAGCGAGCGGGCGCGCGGATCGTGGGAACTGGACGTTCCGACTATCCGAATCAGGTGAACAATGTGTTGGCCTTTCCTGGTATCTTTCGAGGGGCGCTGGATGTAAGGGCTTCAGAAATCAATGAGCAAATGAAGATTGCCGCAGTTTACGCAATCGCTAATTTAGTCGTTGAAGCGGAGCGAGCTGAGGAGTACGTGATTCCTAAAGCTTTTGATCCAAGGGTTGCTCCAAGCGTGGCAGCGGCAGTGGCTCGAGCGGCGATCGAAACGGGTGTCGCCCGAGTGGATGTTTGTCCGGATGAAATAAAGGAACGAACGAAGAGATTATCTGTTCTTTCATAAAAGAAGAAGGGGTTTCTAACTACCTTCTTTTTGTTTTTAGAATGAAAAGGTGAGGTGGCTGATGTTCAACTCCTCTATAAATGAAAAGGTCTATCACGGAATTCTCTTAGAATTAAATCGCATCATTGAAGCGGATAAACTTCGGGCCGGGGACAAGTTGCCGTCAGAACGAGAACTATCTGAACGTTTACAGGTAGGGCGTTCGTCAGTAAGAGAAGCGTTGCGGGCTCTTGAGTTACTAGGTTTAATCACAACCCGAAGAGGAGAAGGCACCTTTATTGAGCATTACCGACACAATAAACTGTTTGACATATTAAGTTACTATCTACTTAGGGATCGGAAGCCTAAGAAAGATTTACTAGAGATGAGGGTGCTGTTAGAGCTGGACGCGGTTCGATTAGCGTGCAAACGAATTACTCCTAAGTACATTCAAATTATGGAGCAAACGATCGCTGCGGCTGACCAAAAAATTGAATTAGGCATTGAACCGTTGGAAGAGGACGATGAGTTTCATCGAGCGATCGTAAGGGCGAGTAAAAACTCCGTCTTACATCGGATCTGGCTTCCAGTTGTTGATTATAGTAAAGTTTTGAAAAAGGAAAACGTAACTGACTCGAGCGCAAGCGTCGAAGAACATCGAGCCATTTTAGCCGCAATATGTAACAGGAATGAGGAGCAAGCGATATTACTGCTCCAGCAACATCTGCTAAAAGCTCGCGGCTTGTCTGAACAGTTATGATACCGTGATACAATCGGTTGATTACCTTGTGAACTAGGAGGCCAAAAATGTGGACAGTGATTTTTATCGCGCATAGTAAAAGAATGGCTGAAGCGATTCAAACTAAGCTTACTGCTGAGGGCTTCTTAATTAACATTAGACAGGCCAAAGGCTCTAAACAACAATTTGAAATTTTAGTTCCAGAATCGGAATTGGATGAGATTCAGGAAATTTTAAATACAATGATTCAATAGCCAAAAGGCGCAATGAAATCAAATCGAACGAATGAGAGTTCGTTTCCATAAGAGGTGTATGTTTTGTTTAAAGATATTTTTTATAAGCGGCGTAAATACGCAACGATTAACAGTCCAACGAACCCGTCATCCGCTCCAACGGAAAAGAAGGAAATACCAGAGGGTTTAATGGTGAAATGTAATCGATGCGCTGAAATTTGTTACACAAAAGAAGTGGATAAGAATCTCAAAATTTGTCCGTCATGCGAGTTTCATTTTCCGATGAGTGCCTTTGAACGAATTGAAGCTACACTGGATGATGGCGAGTTCCTTGAATATGACAGTGACTTGATCTCAACAGATCCGTTGGATTTCCCGGACTACATCGACAAAGTAGAAAAGGATCGAGAAAAAACAGATTTGAATGAGGCTGTTGTCACAGGGGAAGGCGCGATCCACGGTCACCCCGTTGTCATTGGTGTAATGGATTCACGATTTCGAATGGGGAGCATGGGCTCCGTCGTCGGCGAGAAAATCTTTAGAGCGATAGAGCAAGCATTGGAAAAGCAATATCCGCTTGTGTTGTTCTGCGCGTCTGGGGGAGCAAGGATGCAGGAAGGTGTGCTTAGTTTAATGCAAATGGCGAAGACAAGCGCCGCTTTGGCTCGACTTAGTGAAAACAAAGGATTATTTATATCGGTGATGACAAATCCAACGACGGGCGGAGTTTCGGCTAGTTTCGCTACACTAGGCGATTATAATTTGGCGGAGCCTGGAGCGTTGATCGGTTTTGCCGGTCGACGAATTATTGAACAAACGATTCGACAGGAGTTGCCTAAAAATTTTCAAACGTCAGAGTTTTTGCTTGAACATGGGCAATTAGATAAAGTGGTGCACCGCAGAGAGATGCGCGATGTGCTAGGGACCATTTTGGATATCCATCAAGTGAGGGGTGAGTAAATATGGGCGGTGATCTTCAATTTGAAAAACCCCTCATTGAATTACAGACAAAAATAGCGGAACTGCGTAAGTTTACAGAAGAAAAAGGAATTGATTTCACGGAAGAGATCATAAAACTAGAGGAAAAGGCCAAAGATTTGCAGACGGAAATATACGGCAATTTAACGCCGTGGCAACGTGTCCAAATTGCTCGACATGCCGAGCGGCCGACGACA
This genomic window contains:
- a CDS encoding YtrH family sporulation protein, with the translated sequence MHLLERIILNFFVAFGIVIGGSLLAALGSFLVRKPPMVTMTDYAEQLKIWGLVGALGGTFDSFMQIDRVFNDGQLHTILRQIILIVSAFAGAHTGFKLMFIIGMMER
- a CDS encoding DNA polymerase III subunit alpha, translating into MEQFVHLQMHSEYSLLEGACRIHEVVSQASQFGMEALAITDHATMYGVIPFYKTCKKAGIKPILGVTVDVVDGDLADRIKGNEQARFPLVLLAETKEGYRNLMALVSDSQQQTVWGKPKVNIGLLKRYATGVIVISAGQEAEVQQHVMQRNFVQAGQLVAQYQQIFGKDNYYLGLQDQGLEEQRILNQRLLPFSEEYAVPLIVTNNVRYVSKQDASIHDVLLCIESGKAVTDQDRSRFPNDQFYLKSGEEMARLFPYAVKAMQNTMRIAERCQVELTFGNYILPEFPLPSHEQSASAYLRNLAISGLNERYEAPSDEAKQRLEYELTVIEQMGFCDYFLIVWDFMRFAHQQKIVTGPGRGSAAGSLVAYVLFITDIDPLKYKLLFERFLNPERISMPDIDIDFEVERRSEVIQYVTDKYGKERVAQIITFGTMAARAAIRDVGRALNYPGHLIDQIAKRIPNRASLQEAIRSITELKQLYEQDEQAQYLIDTARRVEGLPRHASTHAAGIVISKEPLTHYVPLQKGNEGVSLTQFSMEHLEEIGLLKMDFLGLRNLTILDQTLRFIHEHQQLEIDLKRIPDDDRNTFEMLSKGDTTGVFQLESAGMRNALKEVKPTSMEDIIAILALYRPGPMEIIPDYAAAKNGKKRVAYLHPDLEPILADTYGFIIYQEQIMQIASKMAGYTLGEADILRRAISKKKRETLEEQRQAFVNGCVVQGYDHRLADELYNLIVRFADYGFNRSHSAAYSQIAYQMAYLKANYPGEFMTALLSMSIGNAPKIAEYIEEARKMGIETQPPALNQSEVVFAIKQNAILFALSAIKNVGFQAIRMIVEERHEGGPFKDLIDFCSRVDLRMCNRRVIEALIQSGAMDELPGHRAEKLSVLDEAIEKGAAMKEDLTAGQTSLFDGENKGADSGQTLKFPQVPPFTPKECLNMERELLGVYVTGHPLDEFSSLLQRKEFLSEAELANCQDQSPVMMAGMVDEVKVITTRKGETMAFVSLEGRFAQIELVVFPSVYARFSSFLKRENLVIAQGRVDKKEEKAKVIAAKIWDLVSVSKERRKKSTNGLFIKVTETIEHSGKLVGLQQQLLKHQGTTPVYLYYETKKVTRKLQDRYHVQLNGKLLVELETIVGKGSIIVRE
- a CDS encoding NAD(P)-dependent malic enzyme, giving the protein MSTLRDAALRLHKKNQGKLAVQAKIEVRNAQDLSLAYSPGVAEPCKEIVANESSVYDYTMKGNLVAVVTNGTAVLGLGNIGPQAALPVMEGKAVLFKKFAGIDAFPICLDCTDTEELARTIKALVPTFGGINLEDIAAPACFEIEERLKRECDIPIFHDDQHGTAIVTAAGLINALRIVDKKLEDIKVVVNGAGAAGIAIIKLLLSLGIKDIILCDTRGMIYSDRPDGMNKMKEKIAAITNLKREQGTIRDALVGADVFIGVSAPGVIDAPMIQSMKRDPIIFAMANPDPEMLPEEAKRAGARIVGTGRSDYPNQVNNVLAFPGIFRGALDVRASEINEQMKIAAVYAIANLVVEAERAEEYVIPKAFDPRVAPSVAAAVARAAIETGVARVDVCPDEIKERTKRLSVLS
- a CDS encoding YtpI family protein, yielding MILTGLTLTSLFLTVFFGIQYRMVKQPLARKIGQAIMNIFMGVTLILFAFDRFMLELTTIRMIMAIILLALGFVNLVMGIKNYRYFKNYSNNK
- a CDS encoding DRTGG domain-containing protein encodes the protein MATKHEQIIRHIETLEVGSKISVRQVAKDLEVSEGTAYRAIKEAETQGMVSTIERVGTVRIEKKQKKNIERLTFAEVVNIVDGHVIGGREGLHKTLNKFVIGAMKLEAMMRYVEPGSLLIIGNRYQAHKLSLQNGAAVLITGGFDTSEDVKKLSDELQLPIISTSYDSFTVASLINRAIYDRLIKKEIVMVEDILTPANATFYLNMSHKVKDWHELVKDVGHGRFPVVDDQLRIHGVVTPKDVMGIDEAVMIEKVMTKHPITTMPRVSVASAAHMMVWEGIELLPVVDNHKKLLGIISRQDVLKAMQYIQKQPQNGDTFADQIISRFGEEKLDGGQILFRGEVTPQMTNHLGTISSGVLTTIICEAGSRALKQQRRGDMVPENITVYFLKPLQIESEIEVRPKVMEISRKFGKVEVEIFHQGILVSKAMMTTQVVER
- a CDS encoding YbjQ family protein translates to MLVVTTENIPGHQITEVKGSVYGIIVRSRGLGGDIMAGLKGLVGGEIKQYTAMLEDSRKAALDRMIKNAHQMGANAVVMMRYDSGSIGNNMSEIVAYGTAVITERTE
- a CDS encoding FadR/GntR family transcriptional regulator; protein product: MFNSSINEKVYHGILLELNRIIEADKLRAGDKLPSERELSERLQVGRSSVREALRALELLGLITTRRGEGTFIEHYRHNKLFDILSYYLLRDRKPKKDLLEMRVLLELDAVRLACKRITPKYIQIMEQTIAAADQKIELGIEPLEEDDEFHRAIVRASKNSVLHRIWLPVVDYSKVLKKENVTDSSASVEEHRAILAAICNRNEEQAILLLQQHLLKARGLSEQL
- a CDS encoding glutamate decarboxylase, whose protein sequence is MWTVIFIAHSKRMAEAIQTKLTAEGFLINIRQAKGSKQQFEILVPESELDEIQEILNTMIQ
- the accD gene encoding acetyl-CoA carboxylase, carboxyltransferase subunit beta, with product MFKDIFYKRRKYATINSPTNPSSAPTEKKEIPEGLMVKCNRCAEICYTKEVDKNLKICPSCEFHFPMSAFERIEATLDDGEFLEYDSDLISTDPLDFPDYIDKVEKDREKTDLNEAVVTGEGAIHGHPVVIGVMDSRFRMGSMGSVVGEKIFRAIEQALEKQYPLVLFCASGGARMQEGVLSLMQMAKTSAALARLSENKGLFISVMTNPTTGGVSASFATLGDYNLAEPGALIGFAGRRIIEQTIRQELPKNFQTSEFLLEHGQLDKVVHRREMRDVLGTILDIHQVRGE
- the trmB gene encoding tRNA (guanosine(46)-N7)-methyltransferase TrmB, whose protein sequence is MRLRKKPWIKDEIITYDRWVVNEPNEYRGRWDEWFQNKAPIHLELGTGKGNFVVTLAEKHADCNFIGVEIKEEVLIAAVRKSVEKGLKNIAFLWFNINDIEDVFAKDEVSRIYLNFSDPWPKNRHAKRRLTHRGFLEKYKKILNKGGQIHLKTDNEPLFEFSLNEFSEQGFQLRNITFDLHNSRFEEAKKVMTEYEQRFVKQGLKIYRFEAVV